One genomic segment of Mesoaciditoga lauensis cd-1655R = DSM 25116 includes these proteins:
- the hutI gene encoding imidazolonepropionase produces the protein MKSADLSIKNLRIATPLGQEPSMGDVKLFEGCLSVSNGKIVSVGECLPAKEEMDGKGMFALPGFVDAHTHIPFVGERSGEFILRAEGKSYEELLKNGGGIYSTVKVLRKASVEQLTKSGTKHAAWFLKAGVTSFECKSGYGLNEENEIKQLMAAKKMANEIPQDIVTTFLGAHAVPPQGEKAYLRELIETLKRVKEEGLAEFVDVFCDEGAFSVEFSTELLRRAKELGFKIRAHAEELSSNGFASVASELGAVSVDHLLKIKEEEMSILAKNGTVAVLMPTTSFFLKTDYAPARKLIEHGVFVALGSDFNPGSSTFYSPIFTIHLAVNHLGMSVEEAITAHTLNSAYVLGLSDEVGTIEVGKKADFVLLDIPTLNYIPYMPTNEMIKAVFKDGRKVFENKDNLSW, from the coding sequence ATGAAATCAGCAGATCTTAGCATTAAGAATCTTCGAATAGCCACTCCTCTTGGTCAAGAACCTTCCATGGGAGATGTAAAACTATTTGAAGGATGTTTGTCCGTTAGTAATGGGAAAATAGTCAGTGTGGGTGAGTGTCTTCCCGCAAAAGAAGAAATGGATGGAAAGGGAATGTTTGCCTTGCCGGGTTTTGTAGATGCTCATACCCATATTCCTTTTGTTGGCGAAAGATCTGGCGAATTCATCTTAAGGGCAGAAGGAAAAAGCTATGAAGAGCTGCTGAAAAATGGAGGAGGAATATATTCAACCGTTAAAGTCCTAAGAAAAGCTTCCGTTGAACAGCTGACGAAAAGTGGAACGAAACACGCTGCATGGTTTCTCAAAGCCGGCGTTACTTCGTTTGAATGCAAAAGCGGGTACGGTTTGAACGAAGAGAATGAGATAAAACAACTCATGGCTGCAAAGAAAATGGCCAACGAAATTCCGCAAGATATCGTCACGACTTTTTTAGGCGCCCATGCGGTTCCTCCGCAAGGAGAGAAAGCTTATCTTCGAGAATTGATAGAAACCTTGAAGCGTGTAAAAGAAGAAGGATTGGCAGAATTTGTCGATGTTTTTTGCGATGAAGGTGCTTTTTCGGTGGAATTTTCCACGGAACTCTTGCGACGTGCAAAAGAACTGGGGTTTAAAATAAGAGCGCACGCAGAAGAACTTTCTTCTAACGGTTTTGCGTCTGTGGCATCAGAATTAGGAGCGGTAAGTGTGGATCACCTGCTTAAGATAAAAGAGGAGGAAATGTCGATCCTTGCCAAAAATGGCACTGTTGCAGTTTTGATGCCCACAACGAGTTTCTTCCTCAAAACGGATTACGCTCCCGCCAGAAAGCTTATTGAACACGGTGTGTTTGTGGCTTTGGGATCAGACTTCAATCCGGGTTCAAGTACCTTCTATTCACCTATTTTTACAATTCATTTAGCCGTAAACCATTTAGGTATGAGCGTGGAAGAAGCTATCACCGCTCATACGCTGAATTCCGCTTATGTACTAGGGCTAAGTGATGAAGTTGGAACGATAGAGGTTGGTAAAAAAGCCGATTTCGTGCTCTTGGATATCCCGACTTTGAACTACATTCCGTACATGCCGACAAACGAGATGATAAAAGCTGTTTTTAAAGATGGGAGAAAAGTCTTTGAAAATAAAGATAATTTATCCTGGTAA
- a CDS encoding 23S rRNA (pseudouridine(1915)-N(3))-methyltransferase RlmH → MKIKIIYPGKIKNSFAKEGFEEYVKRCGRFYKIEVIELPSSRSKNKEKVVEEESERLKKVLTNSKYVLLDVDGKEKSTDEFANMIREYTDRGSDLVFVIGGVFGVNEEIKKNAGMRISLSKLTFTHSLSLLILAEQLYRSIKIVHNQPYDH, encoded by the coding sequence TTGAAAATAAAGATAATTTATCCTGGTAAGATAAAGAACTCATTTGCAAAAGAAGGGTTCGAAGAATATGTAAAGAGATGCGGCAGGTTCTATAAAATTGAAGTCATAGAATTACCTTCTTCACGCTCAAAAAATAAGGAAAAAGTTGTGGAAGAAGAATCCGAGAGATTGAAGAAGGTTCTTACAAATTCAAAATACGTTCTCCTGGATGTAGATGGTAAAGAGAAAAGCACGGATGAGTTTGCGAATATGATAAGAGAGTACACAGACAGAGGAAGCGATTTGGTTTTTGTAATTGGAGGAGTTTTTGGCGTGAATGAGGAGATAAAGAAGAACGCGGGTATGAGAATTTCCCTTTCAAAACTCACGTTCACACATTCGTTGTCGTTGCTTATTCTGGCTGAACAATTGTACAGATCGATTAAGATCGTACATAATCAACCTTACGATCATTGA